From Brassica rapa cultivar Chiifu-401-42 chromosome A06, CAAS_Brap_v3.01, whole genome shotgun sequence:
ACACGAAAAAATATCATGAGGTGATTACAAAagcagtaaacaatgatttcgaacCTTTGAAACATGGATGGTTATGGCGTTACAGATTCAATCAAATCTTGAAAAAGTTTGGCCCAAAAACCACAAAAGTATTGAAAGCATGCATCTAGAATTTGGGCATAAACTGAGACTTTGGTTAACGGTGAGGCAATATTAAACAATATTCTGAGCAATTATGTAACTTATGGAACTAGCCTCCGCCTTGGCAGACACCGCCAATTGATCCTTCAATAATCATTACACAAGTATCATCAATACAACCCTTAAGGAAGCGACCTTTTCTCAGGATCCAAGGGAATGTACTCTGATGGCGATTACGCTGAGAGAAATTAGATATTCTGCTATTTGAAAACAAGACTAGCCTTTGCACAATGAAGCTTCCATTCCATGGGCCATAACCTGCGACTATCACTGAAAGAAACAACCATACTACCAGAGGTTACCATATGAATCTTCTTAAACTGTTAGAAATTCATCCTGACACAAAACAGAAGTATATACAATTATGTTGATACCTCTGCTGTTTGTAGGTCGATGGAAAGCCTAGCCTTGGATCTTCTACTTTTACAAAACCAATCAGCTATAAGAAAACATTAAGCGTAATGCCTTGTTACAGTCAAATCAAGTTGATGTTATCTAGTCAATCAAATTGGATAAATCCCAAAGAGAATTAGTTTGTAAAAGAACTGTTTGTCATGATTTATGGAGATGATGCGTCACTTAATCAACTTACATGTTCCAAGTGATTTGTCATGCATAATGAAGCCAATAACACTAAGAAAATAATGGGTTTAACGAGTTTGAAAGCAAGTCAAAAAGAAGACAAGACAAGTAAAACTCAAGACTTTTATAACACAAAAGACCAATCAGCTATCAAACAATTAATTCTACACGATTTTACAGAGCGCATGTTTCCTACATCataaacagagaaaaaaaaaaactgtccgAATACTAGACTCTAAAATACTTCAAGATCATCAAGAAGATCATCATTAATTGTGAGGATACTACTTGTACTCTAAAAGATTTCACCTTCCTCAAGATCATAAAGACGATCATCATCAATATGATCAGTTTTTAAAACCAACCCAAACTTTTTAAGCAAAGATCGATCTCTTGCCTTGCGGGAACCGCCAATGAGAATTAACAGGTCTTTTTCGGTTTTTTGGGCAGACAAGGGATCTTGTTCGAACTTACAGTTTgatcttgcttcttcttcttcttccttcttgaTTATCGCAAGTCTTTCCTCTTGTCTGACTTTCATCCTTTCCTCCATCAtggctttttcttcttcttccatcttCAGCACCGCAAGCCTTTCCTCTTGTCTGACTTTCATCCTTTCCTCGATCATGGCTTTCTCTTCAAGCTGCCTTTCCTGAAGAagtctcttctctcttctgatCGTCATCATAGCCTCAGACTTGTTACTACTCGACTTTACAATTATATCTGCAAACCTAATCTTTATCGCTGCCGCACGATCAGATTTTGACAAGGAAGAGGACAAGAACAACGGGTCACGACCCAGACTTGTCGCTGTCGTCATTGCAAAACCCTAGGCTTTGGATTTGAAACAGAGAGTGAGAGAGTaaagataaagaagaagaatgaagaaaaatcaatgCCGAAAAAGAAACCCTAAATCTCGGATTTGTAGAGAAGAGAGTGTCTCTGTGAAAATCTATTTCTGTAGGAGACTCGGTGTGTTTATATATAGGTTGTTAAATGGGACCCTCTCTATttcctttttcgtttttaaaattCGATTATTGTTTTGCAATGGatattatttccttttttgAATACATGATCATCTTATTGGTTATTTCCTTTTAGTCAAATATCCAGCCGTTAATATAGTTGTTTCCTTTTTGCTTTTCTCATGACCTAACCATAAACGTACTGGTTATTtccttttttctaaaatttattaaaatctaACGTTACTAATTTctcctttcttctttttttttaacaaaactccttttttttttggtaaaatctttttctatttttctaacaatcgacggttattttttttcttcttaaaatcAATCAAATAAAAGACGATAAATCATGCTATTAGCATCAAAGGAAAATCCTCTTTTTTTGGGACCAATCTAAAAGAGATAAATCTTAAACATGCAAATCACACATCATCTCATGGTAAGTGGACTGTTCTTCAGATTATAAGACCAAGACATTTAAGTTACAGTATGTAATATGTTCTTCGTCATCTTCTGGAAACCGTAAGTGAAGACATTTAAGTCAAACAAACGGGTTTGTTTTAAAAGAACTAACAAGTGAAGACATTTAAGTCAAACCAAAAGAAGCCTTCTAATAATCAATTCAAGTTGATGAGACATCAGGTATAGAAAGACTCGATCAGATCTTGGAAACGTTTGGCCTGAAACCACAATAGACAGGTGGGTGTAGACAGCATGCAGCGCTTACATTCTTTATGTTGATACCTCTGATCTTTGTAGGTGTGTGTGGAAAGCCTAGCGTTGGATCTTCTACTTGACTAAGATCAATCAGCTATAAGCAAACATGAAGCGTAATGCCTTGTTACTGTCGTTGGAAACATAGCCTTGTTTCTGTGCGTTTGCTGTGAAGAGAATGAAGCTTGGCTCCTCCAAGGCCTGACCAGTCCTAAATCACAAAGAATGCGTGATAAAAAAAAGGACACAAAAATGGAGTGGCCTATACAGGTTTCGAACCTGTGACCTTCACGTTATTAGCACGacgctctaaccaactgagctaatAGGCCATTTGTTCAATACCTCGACTTAACATTATATAAGACAAGTTTAGTAAATGTTGTATCTTTGAGTATGatattattattcaaaaatgtGATACTTACAACATTCTATGTTTTCAGTAATGCTGAAGATCGTCCTACCAAAAATGATTCATGAACGGGGTAAAACAGAACCAGTTTGAAAGAAAATTATGTGTTACCTGAGCACTGGTAATAGCCTAATATGTACAGCAACAGGGTGGTCAATGAAGAAATGTTCGTCATCCCGAAGATCTGCCACATTTGATGAACACAAAGCATGCATAAATAGTTAGACGGAAGATCAAGGTGGATTCTAAGTAAGAAACAGAGTTCGGTTACACCATTGTTGACAGAAGATAGTGTAATCAGCCTTTCCTCATAATTGTTATATTTAGACATTGAGTGCCTCTTACATGCAGATGGTTAAGTATCACGAGAAAATGTGGGATAAGATAAGCCATGACCTCACAAAATTCATTGaaacagaaataaaaaaagatcAAAGAGAGATCCAAAGGATGAAAGGACCAGATAAAAACAGAACCAACGAATGTAAGGCAATGTCCAAAGACATGAGCAGTCAAATCAAGTTGATGTTATCTAATAAATCAGTTATACACCTTCAGAGATGAATGTCAAAAAATTGGTTGAAGTAGATGATGAGTAACATAATTAAGTTACATGTTCGAAGTCATTGGTCATGTAATAATGAAGCCAATAAGACTAAGCAACTCTGAATAGGTTTAACGATTTTGAAAGCagtcaaaaaaagaagacaagTAAAACTCAAGACTTTCTATAGAGAAACAAAGACCCATTAGCCATCAAACAATTCTACATGATCATaaacagagaaagaaaaaaatagatagTCAGAATACTAGACACTCTAAACGATTTCACCTTCTTCAAGATCATCAAgcagatcatcatcatcacttgtTAAAACCAACCCAAACACTGTTTATATGCAAAATATGATACGATACTAGTACGCTAAAAGATTTCACCTTCCTCAAGATCATCAAGAAGATTATCATCAATATGATCAGTTTTTAAAACCAACCCAAACTTTTTAAGCAAAGATCGATCTCTTGCCTTATGGGAACCACCAATGAGAATTAACAGTTCTTTTTCGACTTTTTCGGCAGACAAGGGATCTTGTTCGAACTTACCGTTTgatcttgcttcttcttcttcttccatcttCAGCACCGCAAGCCTTTCCTCTTGTCTGACTTTCATCCTTTCCTCGATCATGGCTTTTTCTTGAAGCTGAAGAAGTTGCTTCTCTCTTCTGATCGTCATTATAGCCTCAGACTTGTTACTACTCGATTTGACAATTATATCTGCGAACCTAATCTTTATCGCTGCCGCACGATCAGAATTTGAGGAGAAGGAAGAGGACAAGAACAACGGATCACGACCCAGACTTGTTGCTGTCTGGtgattatttaagaaaataataatgaatattaataaatgaatttatggtgagctaaaaaaacttattatttaattatatgaaTCAATATATTTctatgattctaagaatcatcttaGCGATGACACGTAGTTACAAAAAGaaattgtaatgtttctcaactCCTATATAAGAGATTTATGAGGAATTGCTCTCTATATACATTAAAAAGACACTCtttctcttttcatttttttcctatctctctctaaaatCTAAAAGCTTTGATTGGGGACCACcagataaatgaaaaaaaatgaacaaaatgaaaaaaaaaatttcattttaggAATTGCAAAAATAGAAAACTTTATTCAATTTGTTCTTGATCAGAATTACTGAGGAAaacttttctttataaatttattcATTCATGAGGAATTTAGAGGAAAAGAGCGGGATCTACCTTTCAATAATTTAACTAAAAATTCAACCTAACTAGTATAAATTTTGAGGAACCAAAAATTCAACATAACTACTAGTATAATCACCCATTTTTAGTTAATTGACAAATAGAGCCTTCATTTATtggttatttctttttttttcttctaaatctAACAGTTAATACTTGTAATCTTTTCGATTTTTCTAATATTtgaaagttgtttttttttctttcaggtttcttctgttttttttttctcttttctaaaACCCAATCGAATAAACGACCACAAATCATGCTATTCGCATCTAAAAGAATATCATTTTTTAGTTgtgttttcattattttatttttaattaattttctatgTTTGAGTTTGTGactaaaaaaggaaaacaaatttCATAAGATTCAcatgaaaacaatattttaaatgatcttttttcttacaaatttttctatatgttcttttttttagcAACTTTCTATTTGTTCTTAAaagtttgtatttatatttttaattttttaagtcACTATTTGTTGAATAAAGTTTTCACTAAACTCAAgttatattatttcattttacTAATtggttattttgtatttttacaatttatttttgttttccaaattaatatttttaaatctttattttGATTACGTGTTAAttattggtttttggttttaggttttatctttctttttagtttAAACATAAATTTGGTGGTCAGAGGAGTTGATTTTttgtgaaattattttttttgttggtttgagTTTTGATATTACGTGAAGAAACAAGAACATaaatctgtttttatttttctatttttatgaatattcactttctgtttttttaaaaaaaaaatttatgcttgaaatttaattatgtgaaaaataaataaattatgtatttttgcTAAATTATTATCTGTTAATAAAAAACAATGTCAAAGTTTTGTTTGGCTTGAAAATAAAGTAGTTACTAAAAATATATGCGCTGTTAAATGTTTTGCTTGTAATTTTAGTTTAAACagtaaaaatcattttttagaATAATTCATGAAATTTTTTCTAGGATagttttttgtgtttttgtcacaaaaatagctttcaatgagaaaaatgaccaaaaaagttttattaaatggtAAAAGTACATTTTTATCTTAGAGTTAACTATAtagaattagggtttagagttaaggggtgacgttttgaagatagagtttcaaaatttaaaaagtaaatattaaaaatttcaaaattaaaaaaaaaactattttggtcattttcgtTTTTGTggactatttttgtgataaaaactttaaaaatggTTATTTGAAAGAATCGCCTATaattcattaaattttaaatttttactcttggatgtctgtctatattttatacaaaCTCTTGATGAGGTGACATCATGATAAAGAGAAAAATCATtcttaa
This genomic window contains:
- the LOC103874181 gene encoding uncharacterized protein LOC103874181, translating into MTIRREKQLLQLQEKAMIEERMKVRQEERLAVLKMEEEEEARSNDLRDDEHFFIDHPVAVHIRLLPVLRTGQALEEPSFILFTANAQKQGYVSNDSNKALRFMFAYS